One window of Pseudobdellovibrionaceae bacterium genomic DNA carries:
- a CDS encoding TIGR02147 family protein produces MIFDYDSITEYLHDELGQRVQRNSRYSLRAFAKALSLNPAELSQVLKGQRKLSLNSAFKVTQAMGFTPSETKHFLLLLQKEKGRSLGLPLEFLSGPEPEAPGLSTADFERVCDWYHFAILNLLEAKNFEWSAAHISQRLGITLTEAKLAMRNLEKLGFVTFQGRGAQSAKAHWQVGAQIPSAGIRKYHRQILEKAAESLETVPVDQREFQGVGLVVRATDLKRLKIEIDQFTDMVRNKFHRPKEENVYQLEVALFPLTKGSSQT; encoded by the coding sequence ATGATCTTCGATTACGATTCCATCACCGAATATCTGCACGACGAGCTCGGCCAACGTGTGCAGCGCAACTCGCGCTACTCACTCCGGGCTTTCGCCAAAGCTTTGAGCCTGAATCCGGCGGAGTTGTCGCAAGTCCTGAAGGGCCAGCGCAAACTCAGTTTGAATTCCGCCTTCAAAGTCACCCAGGCGATGGGCTTCACGCCGTCGGAAACCAAACACTTCCTGCTGCTTCTGCAAAAAGAGAAGGGCCGCAGCCTGGGCCTGCCGCTGGAATTCCTCTCGGGTCCCGAGCCCGAAGCCCCCGGGCTTTCGACCGCGGACTTCGAGCGCGTCTGCGACTGGTACCACTTCGCGATCCTGAATCTGCTCGAGGCCAAAAACTTCGAGTGGTCCGCCGCGCACATCAGCCAACGCCTGGGCATCACCCTGACCGAAGCGAAGCTCGCGATGCGTAACCTCGAGAAGCTCGGCTTCGTGACCTTCCAGGGCCGCGGCGCCCAGAGCGCGAAAGCGCATTGGCAGGTCGGCGCGCAAATCCCCTCGGCGGGAATTCGTAAATACCACCGCCAGATTCTGGAAAAGGCCGCCGAAAGCCTCGAGACCGTGCCGGTCGACCAGCGTGAATTCCAGGGCGTGGGCCTGGTCGTTCGCGCGACGGACCTGAAACGTCTGAAAATCGAGATCGACCAGTTCACCGACATGGTTCGCAACAAGTTCCATCGTCCCAAAGAAGAAAACGTTTACCAACTCGAAGTCGCCCTCTTTCCGCTGACCAAAGGGAGCTCGCAAACATGA